A part of Astyanax mexicanus isolate ESR-SI-001 chromosome 2, AstMex3_surface, whole genome shotgun sequence genomic DNA contains:
- the ascl1a gene encoding achaete-scute homolog 1a: MDVATTMEVSASQQQHHHHQHQQQQHHHHQQQQQLVPPACFFAVQPSASGAPLASSSAHSKRPRSSSPELLRCKRRLSFAGFGYSPPQQQPHAVARRNERERNRVKLVNSGFATLREHVPHGAANKKMSKVETLRSAVEYIRALQQLLDEHDAVSAAFRSGAIVHGHAAELNSMAGSPVSSYSSDEGSCDPLSPEEQELLDFASWF, from the coding sequence ATGGACGTGGCTACGACGATGGAAGTAAGCGCGAGCCAacagcagcatcatcatcatcaacatcagcagcagcagcatcatcatcatcagcaacagcagcagctcgtGCCACCTGCGTGCTTCTTCGCCGTGCAGCCGAGCGCGAGCGGCGCGCCCTTGGCGTCCTCCAGCGCTCACTCCAAGCGACCGCGCTCCTCCTCGCCGGAGCTGCTGCGCTGCAAGCGGCGCCTGAGCTTCGCGGGATTCGGCTACAGCCCTCCGCAGCAGCAGCCGCATGCGGTGGCGCGGCGCAATGAGCGCGAGCGTAACCGCGTCAAGCTGGTGAACAGTGGCTTCGCCACGCTGCGCGAGCACGTGCCGCATGGGGCGGCCAACAAGAAGATGAGCAAGGTGGAGACGCTGCGCTCGGCGGTCGAGTACATCCGCGCGCTGCAGCAGCTGCTGGACGAGCACGACGCCGTGAGCGCGGCCTTCCGATCGGGGGCGATAGTGCACGGCCACGCCGCTGAACTCAACTCCATGGCCGGCTCGCCGGTGTCCTCGTACTCGTCGGACGAGGGCTCGTGCGACCCGCTCAGCCCTGAGGAGCAGGAGCTCTTGGACTTTGCCAGCTGGTTCTGA